In one Chrysiogenia bacterium genomic region, the following are encoded:
- a CDS encoding HlyC/CorC family transporter, whose product MGLLLTYIGAALVVSFLCSILEAVLLSLTPSYIATLENRGNAAGAKLRALKEDIDRPLAAILTLNTIANTVGASGAGAQALHLFGEGSVAIVSAALTFAILVGSEIIPKTLGAVYWKPLGPLVARVLPPMIALTTPFVWLARGISSMISKGKTGPVLNREEFSALADSLVKAGLFDTKESNVLTNLLRFGSLRAIDIMTPRTVVFAFPEGTTVGEALEDESKLRFSRIPIYRDTLDNITGFVLKHDMLLELARGSRDTPLETLKRPMRVVPEMTRVTDLFDQMIRKGEHLVLLAGEYGETSGVVTMEDIVETLLGMEIVDEIDEVQDMQALARKKWQERAERMGVVVNESSPEKGDVPGED is encoded by the coding sequence ATGGGTCTTCTGCTTACCTACATTGGCGCGGCATTGGTCGTATCGTTCCTCTGTTCAATTCTGGAGGCGGTGCTTCTCAGCCTGACGCCCTCCTACATTGCGACGCTGGAAAACCGGGGGAACGCAGCCGGCGCGAAGCTGCGCGCGCTCAAGGAAGACATCGACCGCCCGCTGGCCGCGATTCTGACACTCAACACAATTGCCAACACGGTGGGCGCCTCGGGCGCGGGTGCGCAGGCGCTTCATCTTTTTGGTGAGGGCTCGGTGGCAATCGTTTCGGCGGCGCTGACGTTTGCAATTCTCGTGGGCTCGGAAATCATTCCCAAGACCCTGGGTGCCGTCTATTGGAAGCCGCTGGGGCCGCTTGTGGCGCGCGTCCTGCCGCCGATGATTGCGCTGACCACACCGTTTGTGTGGCTGGCCCGCGGTATTTCCAGCATGATTTCCAAGGGCAAGACCGGGCCCGTGCTCAATCGCGAGGAATTCTCCGCGCTGGCCGACTCGCTGGTAAAAGCGGGGCTTTTCGACACCAAGGAATCAAACGTCCTGACCAACCTGCTGCGATTTGGATCGCTTCGGGCGATCGACATCATGACGCCGCGCACGGTGGTCTTTGCCTTTCCCGAGGGAACGACCGTGGGGGAGGCGCTCGAGGACGAATCGAAGCTGCGCTTCTCACGCATTCCGATCTACCGCGACACGCTCGACAACATCACGGGCTTCGTGCTCAAGCACGACATGCTGCTGGAACTCGCACGCGGCAGCCGTGACACGCCGCTGGAAACCCTAAAGCGTCCCATGCGCGTTGTGCCGGAAATGACCCGCGTGACCGATCTGTTCGATCAGATGATCCGCAAGGGCGAGCACCTGGTGCTGCTGGCCGGCGAGTATGGGGAAACCTCCGGCGTCGTCACGATGGAAGACATCGTGGAGACCCTGCTGGGCATGGAGATCGTCGACGAAATCGATGAGGTGCAGGACATGCAGGCCCTTGCGCGCAAGAAGTGGCAGGAACGCGCCGAGCGCATGGGCGTGGTGGTCAATGAGTCCTCCCCCGAAAAGGGCGATGTGCCCGGCGAAGACTAA
- the pap gene encoding polyphosphate:AMP phosphotransferase has product MLELVDLKANITKESYQELLPQLELEVRRLQWAAREAKIPIVIVLSGWQAAGMDDAVSKFGDALDPRHIETHAIFNPSPEEAFYPFLWRFWNKLPRRGEIAIFDQSWYRSCLNARVEPDDLREDVRQRYRQINEFERQLADDGTLILKYFLHISESEQKKRFKEFEKDEFEQWRITKEHWKRHHRYEEYLEAIEEMLEETSTAPAPWNIVPSNKRFFRRVKIFEIFIQEVRDALERERVRQHNIKHAPAKRTQESRLLAQVPTILDRADLTLTLDEEEYEQRLRSAQVELRHNLNACYEYRIPIVTAFEGWDAAGKGGTIKRLLRSLDPRSYRVTAVAAPTDEEKAHHYLWRFWRRIPKAGHLELFDRSWYGRLLVERVEGFCTEEEWKRSFREINEFEHQLADFGTVIVKYWIHVSKEEQLRRFKEREKDPLKEYKLTDEDWRNRKKWELYKEAVSDMLERTSTTYAPWTIVENEHKYWGRVKVIETLNEAIGVELKRREKAAKKAEKEEKKKKKD; this is encoded by the coding sequence ATGCTCGAACTTGTCGACCTGAAAGCCAACATCACCAAGGAAAGCTACCAGGAGCTTCTGCCCCAGCTCGAGCTGGAGGTCCGGCGCCTGCAGTGGGCCGCGCGCGAGGCGAAGATCCCGATTGTCATCGTGCTCTCGGGCTGGCAGGCGGCCGGCATGGACGATGCGGTCTCGAAATTCGGCGACGCCCTCGACCCGCGGCACATCGAGACCCACGCCATTTTCAATCCCTCGCCCGAGGAAGCCTTCTACCCTTTCCTCTGGCGCTTCTGGAACAAACTGCCGCGCCGCGGGGAAATCGCCATCTTCGACCAGTCCTGGTACCGATCCTGCCTCAACGCGCGGGTCGAACCCGACGATCTGCGAGAGGACGTGCGACAGCGCTACCGGCAGATCAATGAATTCGAGCGCCAGCTCGCCGACGACGGCACGCTGATTCTCAAGTATTTCCTGCACATCAGCGAGAGTGAGCAGAAAAAGCGCTTCAAGGAATTCGAGAAGGACGAGTTCGAACAGTGGCGCATCACCAAGGAGCACTGGAAACGCCATCACCGCTACGAAGAATACCTCGAAGCTATCGAGGAGATGCTCGAGGAAACCTCCACCGCACCGGCACCCTGGAACATCGTGCCCTCCAACAAGCGCTTTTTCCGGCGGGTGAAGATTTTCGAGATCTTCATCCAGGAAGTGCGCGACGCGCTGGAACGCGAGAGAGTACGCCAGCACAACATCAAGCACGCCCCGGCCAAGCGCACGCAGGAGAGCAGACTGCTCGCGCAGGTGCCGACCATTCTCGACCGCGCCGATCTGACCCTCACCCTGGACGAAGAGGAATACGAGCAGCGTCTGCGCAGCGCCCAGGTAGAGCTGCGCCACAACCTCAACGCCTGTTACGAGTACCGCATCCCCATCGTCACCGCATTTGAGGGCTGGGACGCCGCCGGCAAGGGCGGCACCATCAAGCGCCTGCTGCGCAGCCTCGACCCGCGCTCCTACCGCGTGACCGCCGTGGCCGCGCCCACCGACGAGGAGAAGGCTCACCACTACCTCTGGCGATTCTGGCGCCGCATTCCCAAAGCCGGACACCTGGAGCTCTTCGATCGCTCCTGGTACGGGCGCCTGCTGGTAGAGCGCGTGGAGGGTTTCTGCACCGAGGAAGAGTGGAAGCGCTCATTCCGCGAGATCAACGAGTTCGAGCACCAGCTCGCCGACTTCGGAACGGTCATCGTGAAATACTGGATTCACGTTTCGAAAGAGGAACAGCTTCGCCGCTTCAAGGAACGCGAGAAGGACCCGCTCAAGGAGTACAAGCTCACCGACGAGGACTGGCGCAATCGCAAGAAGTGGGAACTCTACAAGGAAGCCGTCTCCGACATGCTCGAGCGCACGTCCACGACCTATGCGCCCTGGACCATCGTCGAGAACGAACACAAGTACTGGGGCCGCGTAAAGGTCATCGAGACCCTCAACGAGGCCATCGGAGTAGAGCTCAAGCGCCGGGAAAAGGCGGCAAAGAAGGCTGAGAAGGAAGAAAAGAAAAAGAAGAAGGATTAG